Genomic segment of Terriglobales bacterium:
CGGAGACCAACGCTTCCACCGTTTTGGGTCCCAAAACCCCGGATCGCTCAGCGGCTTACTACCATTACACGCTCGCCCATATGTATGAGGAGCTGGTTTCGATCTACCAAAGCTCCGAGTTTGCGAACAAGGCCATTGAAGAGTACCGGCTGGCAATCGAGAACGATCCCTCTTCGGAGTACCTGAATTCCGGTTTGGCCGAGCTTTACGCGAAGACCGGGCGGATCCGTGACGCGGTCATGGAAGCCCAGGAAATCATTAAGCGCGATCCCAATAACCTGGAAGCACGGAAGCTGCTTGGGCGTATTTATCTGCGTGGCTTGGGCGACCTGCAGAGCGGAGCGCAGTCGCAGGAGATCCTGAAACGCGCCATCGAACAGTACGAGCAGATTGCCCGCATTGAGCCGAAGAGCATTGATAACCACATCCTGCTCGGACGGCTGTACCGGCTCAACAACGACCTGCTGAAGGCGGAAAACGAGTTCAAGACGGCGGTTTCGCTACAGCCGGATTCGGAAGAAGCCGTCACGATGCTGGCATACCTCTATAACGATGAGGGCGACAGCAAGCGCGCGGCTGAGGTGCTAACTGCCATTCCTGAAGCCCAGCGGACCACGAAACTTTATTCCGCGCTGGGATACACGTACGAGCAGCAGCATGAGTACGGCAAGGCAGTGGAAGCGTATCGCGCGGCGGTGAAGCTGGATAAAGACAATCTGGAAGCCCGACGCGGCCTGGCGCAGAACCTGCTGAACGATAACCAGCACGACGCCGCGCTTGAGCAGTTCCGCACGATTGTGGATGCGGATCCGCATGACGCGCAGAGCCATCTGCGGATTGCTGAGCTCTACCGTCGTACGGGAAACTTCGATAAGGCGATTGAGGCTCTGAAGCGCGCCGAAGCGGAAGTACAGGATTCGCTGGAAGTGCCGTACAACATGGCGGTGATTTACCAGGCGCAGGGCAAGTACGACGAAGCGACCCGCGTACTGCAGAACCTGCTCAAGAAGACGGAAAAGGCCGACGGCAACTACACCGCCGGCGAAAAGAACAACCGGTCGGTCTTCCTAGAGCGGCTGGGAAGCCTGTATCGCGATCAGGGCAAAACCGCTCCGGCGGTCGAGACATTTCGCCGGATGCTGGACCTTGGGAACGAGAGCGCCGTCCGGGCTTACCAGCAACTGATTGACACGTATCGGGACGCCAAGGACTGGAAGGCTGCCACGGCGACCGCACAGGAAGCTGTCGAGAAGATACCGAGCGATCGTAATTTGAAGCTGGTGCTGGCAGGACAGTTGGCGGATATGGGTGAGTCCGACGCAGCTCTCGAGAAGGCGAAGAGCCTGCTGAAAGGCACGCCGGAAGATCGCGAGGTCTACATTGCACTGGCGCAGATGTATTCGCGCCTGCGCCGCTGGCCCGACGCGGAACAGTCCATCTCCAAGGCGCTGGAGTTTTCGACGAAGCCGGATGAGAAGGAGTATGTGAACTTCATCCTGGCGTCAATTTACGAGCGCCAAAAGAAGTACGACATGGCGGAAGAAACCTTCCGAAAAGTGCTTGCTAACGATCCGGATAACGCTGTGGCGCTGAATTACCTGGGCTACATGCTGGCGGACCGAGGTGTGCGTCTGGAGGAAGCGCTTAACTACATCAAGAAGGCGCTGCAGTTGGATCCGCAGAACGGCGCTTACCTGGATTCGCTGGGCTGGGCCTACTTCAAGATGGGCAACTACGATCTTGCCGAAGTGAACCTGCGCAAGGCAGTGGAGAAGGTGAACAACGATCCGACGGTGCTGGACCACCTGGGCGACCTCTACCAGAAGACCGACCGTTTAAAACTGGCTGCAGCAACATGGGAACGGGCATTGCAGGAGTGGAACAAAACCATTCCCGCGGAAGTGGAACAGTCGGATGTCGCAAAGGTACAGAAGAAACTGGACGCGGCGCGGGTTCGCCTGGCGAAGGATTCGTCGGCGGCACCGGTTTCCAAGCAGTAACAAAAACGAGCAAGAAAAAATGCCCGGGTTGCGACCCGGGCATTTCTGTTTCCGCTGTTTCTAACGGGCTTTCTTGGCGGCGCGCTTTGCGGCGAGGGCACGCTGCTCGCGTCCGAGTTCGGTGCGGTTCAGGCCCATCTGCATGAGCATGGCGACGATGTTGCCGACGGTCCAGTAGAGGCAGAGTCCGGCAGACAGGTTCCAACTGATGAAGCCCAGCATGACCGGCATCATGATGTTCATCATCTTCTGTTGCTGCGGGTCCATGCCGCCCTGCGGCGTCATCTTCTGAACGAAGTACGTGGAAAGGACGATGCCCAGCGGCAGGATGTGGTACGGATCCGGCGCGGAGAGGTCCTTCAGGTAGAACCACGAAGCGTGGCGCAGTTCCGTGGTATTCGACAACATGCTGTAAAAGGCGATCAGGAAGGGGAACTGGATGAGCAGCGGGAGGCATCCGCCGGCAGGATTGACGCCGTGCTGCTTCATGAGCGCGGCGATTTCCTGGTTCATCTTCGTATTCGCTTCGGCGCGGCGAGGATCGCGCAACGGAATGTTCTTGTACTTCTCGCGAATGGCCTTCATTTCCGGCTGAATCTTCGCCGTCTTGAGGGCCGACTTCATGCCGCTGAGACGCAACGGCAAGAGCGCCAGGTTGATGATGATCGTCAGGATGACGATGGCCCATCCCCAGTTGGCGATCCAGTGCTCGTAAGTCCAGCGCAGCCACAGGAAGAGCGGCTTGGCGATAAAGCTGAACATGCCCAGGTCAAGCAAGGTGCCGAGATCGGGCGGAGCTTCCATGCCCGGAACGGCCGTGGCGTGGGTCGCCTGTAGAACCTGCAGGTTTTTCGGGCCGGCGAAGAAGCGCATGGTGGTGTGACCGTTCACGTTGCCAACTGCAGCACCGAGAATGTCCACAGTGAGCATCTGGTTCGGGTCAGGCTTATTGAGATCTTTCGGAATCTTCAACGGATTCCGGAAGGTGACCATCGTGGTGTTCGTTGGATCATCCGGGAGGAAGATAGCCGCGAAATATTGGTCGGCCGGACCGCCCCAATACATGGGTTGGCGCAGCGTGTTGCCGCCGCTGACGCTCTTGAAATCGAGCCGCTCAACCTGCTTTGAGCCGCCGTACCAGGTGCGCGAAATAGGCTGTAGCGGGTGGAAGTCGATGCGCTCAACGGCGTAGGAAGCGGGGACGGTTTCGTCACCGAATCCGCCGGGCCAGGCGGGGAATGCCTGTACGGCCTGGCCATTCTTCGTAACAAGGATATCGAGCTTAGCGACGTAGCTGTCGTCGAAGGTGAACGACTTGCGGACGTCGATTCCACCTTCGCTGTACTCATACGTAACCCCGCGAGGCGTCGCGTTTACCACGTACAGAGCCGAGTTCAACTGCTTGCGGAGATTCTCGTCGTAGGTGAAGAGCGAAAGCGGATACCCGTACTGCTGGGCTGCAGACTGGTGCACGATGTCGAGCGGATTGCCCTTGTCGTCGGAATACTTCTTCAGGATCCAGGACTTAACCTGCCCACCACGATTGGTAAAGGTGATCTTGTAAAACTCGCTCTCGATCACCGTCTCGGTTTCAGCCGCGGCCTGTTTGGCGGCGGCAGTCCCGGTGGCGGGCGTTGCCGGCTTCGCTGGCTGAGTTGTGGCGGGCTGTGCAGGAGGTGCGGCGGCCGGCTGTTGCTGGGCTTGTTGCTGTTGAGGGGGCTGGGCCGGCGTCTGCGGTCCGAACTTCTTCATCAACGGCTGGAAAAGGATCAGGATGACGAAGGTGACGAGGAAGACCAGCATGAGTCTTCCGGTGGGCGTTTCCTGGTTAGGAGCTTTATATTCAGGCAAGGCGTTCTGTCTCAGCAGCGCCACACATTGGGGCGCAGGGTTGGGCTGGTGAATTCAGGTTGCGGCACGGCTTCCGCACGTACCGGATGATCGGCAGAGCAGAGACACTCTTCGGCTACCTCGGGTGTCCCGGCTGGTTTTTCAGAAAGAATGACGGGGTCGTATCCACCTGGAGAAAACGGATGGCATCGCAACAGGCGCCATAACGCCATGTATCCGCCGCGGAACGCGCCGTAGTGAGAAATGGCCTCCATGGCGTATTCGGAGCAGGTGGGTACAAAACGGCAGGCATTGGGAAGCATCGGAGAAAGGAAGGCCTTATATCCGCGCAGCATGAGCAGCAGGTACGCGCGAATCACTGGGCGGTGCTCCTTTCCTTCGTCAGGTTTGTCGCTTCCATACGCGAGGCGGCTTTCTGGATAACTTCGAAGGCGCGCTTCACTTCCTGTTCAATCTGGACAAAATCGGCTTCGAGAACCTGTTTCTTCGGGTTGAAAACCACATCCACGGACGATTGCAGTCCGGCGAAGTTATGGCGTACGGCTTCTCGCATCCGGCGTTTGATCCGGTTGCGATTGACCGCGACGCCAAGGGCACGCGGGACAGTAAACCCGATACGGGGCCCGGAACCGGAATCAGGACGGGGCGTGTAAAACACCGTCATGAGACCAGAGAAATGCCGTTTCCCGGTTTTATATACGCGCTGAAAATCGGAATGTTTCAGCAGCTTGGCGGTTCGTGGAAATCGAACCCTGGGAACGTTCACGGCGGACCTTTGCAGGAGCAGGACTGCCCCTGCCCACACTATTCGCGGAAGCCTGGCTTAACGGAGACGCGCTTGCGTCCCTTGGCTCGCCGGCGCGACAAAACGGCCGCTCCGCTCTTTGTTTTCATACGGCTACGGAACCCGTGCACCTTGGAGCGGCGACGACGGTTGGGTTGAAACGTGCGCTTCGGCATGAAACCTTACTACTCCTATTTCAAAATTGGGCAAGAGACAAACTAGAAGTATAACGGACAAAGCAGCTTACCGGCAAACCTGAATTGCGGCAGGCGCCCAGCAGCCCGGTTTTTGGGAGGTGTGACGTATGTCACAGACGCCTGTGATAAGCCGGGCTACTGTACTCCCATGATGACTTCCTTCATTCCACTCACGCAGCTCAACGGTGCTCCTTCCGCCACGGTTTCCGGCACGCAGACGAAGAAGCATGTCTGCATGTTCTGCGACATGGAATTTCGCGGAGAGAAGGAATACGAGCGCCATCTGGAAGAGCTCCATCCCGGATGGGCGATGATGCTGCTCCAAAAGATGGGGATGAAGATCGCCCGCGAAAACGGCTAGTAGTCGCGGTGAACCTTGTCGGGCGAAAACGCCGGCACGCAGATAGCGATGTACTCCGCGCCCTGCGGAGTCGAATATTGGACCCACTCGCCCTTGTTGGCAATCACGGCCTGTCCAGGCTTCACGTCCATATAACCACTACGATGAGTAACGCGGAGTACGCCGCTGATCACAATGGTGTACTCGTCGAATTCGGGGGTCTGACCGGGTTCGAGCCAGCCTTCGGGGCTGCGCATATGCGCGATACTGACGGATTCGTGCTTGCTGTTGACGCGTCCGATGAACTCGTCGATGAGCTTGGGTTTATTGCCAGCGGCCTGGATCCGCGTTGGCTGTTCCACCAAAGTAGGCATTCGTACTCCCACAGAATGTAAGACGTCTTTTGGCAGTAACGATACCGGGGAGGTGCAGTTCAGGCAAGGACGCACTTTTCTACGGTCACTATTCTATTTTGTTTCAGGTAGCGTGAACGTTCTAGAGTATTGGCTTCACTCCTAGATTAGGATCCAGCAATCGGTTGAGCGGACGCGAGATCCCGGAGCACGAAGGCTCTAATCAACCGGATTGCTGCTCGATTCGGTGCCGAAGCCGAAGTCCGATACAACTTCGCAAACGGACGCAAACAGGACACAACCGCCGCGTACACAAGCGAGCGAGACTCCTTCGAAAGTTGTTGATTTGATTGGTGGCGGCGGCTGGACTCGAACCAGCGACCTACGGATTATGAGACCGTCGCTCTAACCACCTGAGCTACACCGCCATAGGTCTTTTGCGCTGAGGGATACTGCAGGAGGGGCACGCGCAACAGTGCTTCCTTCCTGATTCTAAGGGCGTTATAGAAAATCGTCAAACCTGCCCAGGGTTCGAGTCCGTTCGTGGTTTTCGGAGCGACAACTCTCATTTCAAATGCGAGCGGAGGCTACTCTCCACCCCGCGCAAACAATCGAGCTCCGACCCAGCAGCTTGGGACTGCGAGCACAACCAGCAGGATGGCGTACCAATGCGGCCCCATGTTGCGGTTCCATGTGGCGGCGGCCCCGATCGAGCCGACGACTATGCCGACGAAACCGAGAATGATGGCGTGACGGACGGGGCGGTTTGGCGCGAGTCGGGCGGTGATGTATCCGCCGAGCACGGTGTAAACGGTACGGTAGAGGGTGGAGAGTGCGAACAGCGCGTCCGACATGGGCTGGCCGGGGCTTCCAGGCGCAGGGAATATCTTCGTCGCGTACATGACGACGTCGGTGAGTGTGGATAGGACGACAACCACGACGAAGCCGGCGAGGATAGCTCCGATGCTGCGTCCGCGATTTGGTTTGGAGGGAGCTGGGGCCGTGGCAATAGCGTTCAAAGGTGTCTCCTGTTGTGATGTTCTACCCGGCCCGGTATTTCGACTTCAGTGGCCCTGGGCTCCGCAAATATCAGGTCAGATGGCGAAGCCGGTCTGGGGGCGGAGATTATGGCCGCATGTGATGATTGCACCCCAAAATGCGTCCAGCAAAGATACACGAGATTCGGACGGACAGCGCCACAATTGGGACAGTTGAACAATGGGTATGTGGGGGAACGGAGTGACCGAATTAGGATGCGAACGCCGGCGACGACCTGCCGTTTCCGTCCTGCTGTGCCGGGCTTAATGCGGACGATGCCTCAATCGTCGCGGTTAAGAAGTGTTCCGGCGCTCCCGTCGGTGTTTGTAGAAATTTCCGAGCAGCCTTTGACCGCAGGGAAAAGTTTTCGCTATTACCTGCGTAACCGCACGAGGCAACCAAAAGGAATGTGTCTGAAAATAAACGACTTACTTATAACGGTCACGTTGGCAGTGGGTTTGCGAGAACCTCAACCAGAAGCGGGATTTCATCCGCGGGTGAGGAGAATGTTATGCGTACCAATGTAGTCGCAGCTTGCGTTCTTTCAGTCCTGGTAGGGATTTCAGCGGCACAGCAAGTCAATCATTCCACGGGTGCTGCCGTGTCGGGCAGCAACGCCGCGGCGGTGGACCAGTCAGGCGCGAATGTGAAGTCGGACACGCGAGTGGATGCCTCGACGCAGACGAACGTCGGCATGGATCGGTCGTCCTCGGGCGCAGCAAGCGCGAAGTCAGAGGCCAAGGTGAATTCTGAGTCCAAGAATTCCGCGGGCGTTTCGAACTCGTTAGCTGCCGGAACAATGGTGAATGCAGTGCTTGCGAAATCGCTCGATTCCCGCAAGCTAAAAGCGGGTGACCGCGTTGTTGCGACGGTCGCCCAAGACGTGAAGTCAGACGGCAAGGTTGTGGTCAAGAAAGGCTCGAAGCTGATTGGGCATGTGACGGAAGCGTCGGCGAAGAGTGAAGGGCAGGCGAACTCCACGCTCGGGATTATGTTCGACCATGCACTCCTGAAGGATGGCAGCCAGGTACAGGTGAACGGAGTGGTGCAGGCACTCACGGCCGCTCAAGTTGCGGCAACTCCGTTTGAAGATTCTTTCTCCTCGAATAGTGCGTCGACGATGTCACACTCCGGGGCGGCGCGGAGTGGCGGTGGACTGCTGGGTGGTGTCGCCTCGAACGCAAGCGCGGCCACCGGGACCGTAGCCAACGTCGGCGGCAATGCGGCGGGGACTGTGAATTCGACCTTGGGCTCCACGACTCAGGTCGGGAATGGATTGCAGGGAAGCCTGAGCAGCAACACTGGTGGTGTGGTTGGGCTGAAGAACATCTCCATCGCAGGAGATGTTGCGCATTCGACACACGGAAGCGTAATCACCTCGACGGATAAGAGTGTTCGTCTGGACAGCGGTACGCAGATGGTGCTGCAGGTGGTGAAGTAGCGTCGGTTTCATCAGAACGGAGAGGCGGTCCCGAGAAGGGGCCGCCTTTTTGTTTACCTTCAAAACAGGCTGCCGGGTGATGGTCACAACAGACTGGTGATGCATGTCATTGCTGTCGGTGACTGACCAAAAAGAGAATCGATGAGATTTTCTCCGGGAGCCTTCCGATGGG
This window contains:
- a CDS encoding tetratricopeptide repeat protein; translated protein: MRIHKAAFALVLAASTSVGQTGAAGTGQAPAQSAPETNASTVLGPKTPDRSAAYYHYTLAHMYEELVSIYQSSEFANKAIEEYRLAIENDPSSEYLNSGLAELYAKTGRIRDAVMEAQEIIKRDPNNLEARKLLGRIYLRGLGDLQSGAQSQEILKRAIEQYEQIARIEPKSIDNHILLGRLYRLNNDLLKAENEFKTAVSLQPDSEEAVTMLAYLYNDEGDSKRAAEVLTAIPEAQRTTKLYSALGYTYEQQHEYGKAVEAYRAAVKLDKDNLEARRGLAQNLLNDNQHDAALEQFRTIVDADPHDAQSHLRIAELYRRTGNFDKAIEALKRAEAEVQDSLEVPYNMAVIYQAQGKYDEATRVLQNLLKKTEKADGNYTAGEKNNRSVFLERLGSLYRDQGKTAPAVETFRRMLDLGNESAVRAYQQLIDTYRDAKDWKAATATAQEAVEKIPSDRNLKLVLAGQLADMGESDAALEKAKSLLKGTPEDREVYIALAQMYSRLRRWPDAEQSISKALEFSTKPDEKEYVNFILASIYERQKKYDMAEETFRKVLANDPDNAVALNYLGYMLADRGVRLEEALNYIKKALQLDPQNGAYLDSLGWAYFKMGNYDLAEVNLRKAVEKVNNDPTVLDHLGDLYQKTDRLKLAAATWERALQEWNKTIPAEVEQSDVAKVQKKLDAARVRLAKDSSAAPVSKQ
- the rpmH gene encoding 50S ribosomal protein L34 translates to MPKRTFQPNRRRRSKVHGFRSRMKTKSGAAVLSRRRAKGRKRVSVKPGFRE
- the rnpA gene encoding ribonuclease P protein component gives rise to the protein MNVPRVRFPRTAKLLKHSDFQRVYKTGKRHFSGLMTVFYTPRPDSGSGPRIGFTVPRALGVAVNRNRIKRRMREAVRHNFAGLQSSVDVVFNPKKQVLEADFVQIEQEVKRAFEVIQKAASRMEATNLTKERSTAQ
- the yidC gene encoding membrane protein insertase YidC, giving the protein MPEYKAPNQETPTGRLMLVFLVTFVILILFQPLMKKFGPQTPAQPPQQQQAQQQPAAAPPAQPATTQPAKPATPATGTAAAKQAAAETETVIESEFYKITFTNRGGQVKSWILKKYSDDKGNPLDIVHQSAAQQYGYPLSLFTYDENLRKQLNSALYVVNATPRGVTYEYSEGGIDVRKSFTFDDSYVAKLDILVTKNGQAVQAFPAWPGGFGDETVPASYAVERIDFHPLQPISRTWYGGSKQVERLDFKSVSGGNTLRQPMYWGGPADQYFAAIFLPDDPTNTTMVTFRNPLKIPKDLNKPDPNQMLTVDILGAAVGNVNGHTTMRFFAGPKNLQVLQATHATAVPGMEAPPDLGTLLDLGMFSFIAKPLFLWLRWTYEHWIANWGWAIVILTIIINLALLPLRLSGMKSALKTAKIQPEMKAIREKYKNIPLRDPRRAEANTKMNQEIAALMKQHGVNPAGGCLPLLIQFPFLIAFYSMLSNTTELRHASWFYLKDLSAPDPYHILPLGIVLSTYFVQKMTPQGGMDPQQQKMMNIMMPVMLGFISWNLSAGLCLYWTVGNIVAMLMQMGLNRTELGREQRALAAKRAAKKAR
- the yidD gene encoding membrane protein insertion efficiency factor YidD; protein product: MIRAYLLLMLRGYKAFLSPMLPNACRFVPTCSEYAMEAISHYGAFRGGYMALWRLLRCHPFSPGGYDPVILSEKPAGTPEVAEECLCSADHPVRAEAVPQPEFTSPTLRPNVWRC